A region of [Bacteroides] pectinophilus DNA encodes the following proteins:
- the spoIIR gene encoding stage II sporulation protein R → MKNYIFKNIYIKSKNITLTAVVLAAVCVMCITSVMAVRAAGRIRMQEHIAGELVRFHVRANSDTCEDQTLKLKVRDAVIDYLAPLLAGSESVEQSKRIIAGNTGNIITVAQTVVADSGMNYKVNAYFTTEHFPTRNYGDITLPAGIYDAYRIDIGSAGGHNWWCVLYPPLCFEDETHAVMSEDAEEYLKDELTPKEYELITNDNGRKVTVRFRLLKFLNGYME, encoded by the coding sequence ATGAAAAATTATATCTTTAAGAATATTTACATAAAAAGTAAGAATATTACGCTTACAGCGGTTGTGCTGGCTGCTGTGTGTGTTATGTGCATTACGTCGGTAATGGCGGTACGCGCAGCCGGCAGAATACGCATGCAGGAACATATAGCCGGCGAACTTGTCAGATTCCATGTCCGCGCCAACAGCGATACGTGTGAGGATCAGACGCTTAAGCTTAAGGTGCGTGATGCGGTTATTGACTATCTTGCACCACTGCTTGCCGGCTCTGAATCCGTTGAGCAGTCGAAGCGGATAATTGCCGGCAATACCGGGAATATAATAACAGTGGCGCAGACGGTTGTTGCAGACAGCGGAATGAACTATAAGGTAAATGCTTACTTTACGACAGAACATTTCCCTACAAGGAATTATGGGGATATCACGCTGCCGGCCGGTATATATGATGCATATCGTATCGACATAGGAAGCGCCGGGGGACATAACTGGTGGTGTGTGCTGTATCCGCCGCTTTGCTTTGAAGATGAGACACATGCAGTGATGAGTGAGGATGCGGAAGAATATCTTAAAGATGAGCTTACTCCCAAGGAGTATGAGTTGATTACTAATGATAACGGCCGGAAAGTTACAGTCAGATTCAGGCTTCTTAAATTTCTTAACGGATATATGGAATAA
- the glmM gene encoding phosphoglucosamine mutase, whose amino-acid sequence MGKYFGTDGFRGEANVTLTVEHAFRIGRFLGWYYGQNHEDGKAKIIIGKDTRRSSYMFEYSLVSGLTASGADAYLLHVTTTPSVSYVTRTEDFDCGIMISASHNPFYDNGIKLINDKGEKMGEDVISEIEKYLDGDHAEVPLATHERIGCTIDYAAGRNRYMGYLMSLATYSFKGMRVGLDLANGSAWSIAKGVFDALGAKTYVIHAEPDGTNINTDCGSTHIESLQELVKREHLDVGFAYDGDADRCLCVDETGEVINGDLILYIYGCYMKERGKLISNKIVTTVMSNFGLYKALDAVGIEYEKTKVGDKYVYENMSKNGYRIGGEQSGHIIFSKYATTGDGILTSLKMMEVMLAKKKTLHQLASPVTIYPQVLKNIKVIDKAAAQNDPDVQAAVAKVAAKLGDDGRILVRESGTEPLVRVMVEAGTHDICQECVDSVIEVIKAKGYAI is encoded by the coding sequence ATGGGCAAATATTTCGGTACAGACGGTTTCCGTGGTGAAGCCAATGTAACACTTACAGTTGAGCATGCATTCAGGATTGGACGCTTCTTAGGCTGGTATTACGGTCAGAATCATGAGGATGGCAAAGCTAAGATAATCATAGGCAAGGACACAAGACGCAGCAGCTACATGTTTGAGTACTCTCTCGTATCAGGTCTTACTGCATCGGGTGCCGACGCTTACCTCCTTCATGTAACTACAACACCAAGCGTTTCGTATGTGACAAGAACTGAGGATTTTGACTGCGGTATTATGATTTCTGCAAGCCACAATCCATTTTACGATAACGGCATCAAGCTTATCAACGATAAGGGTGAGAAGATGGGTGAAGATGTAATCTCTGAGATTGAGAAGTATCTTGACGGAGACCATGCTGAAGTACCTCTTGCAACCCACGAACGCATTGGCTGCACTATCGACTATGCAGCAGGACGTAACCGCTACATGGGATACCTTATGTCACTTGCAACATATTCTTTCAAAGGTATGCGCGTAGGTCTTGACCTTGCCAACGGAAGTGCATGGTCTATAGCAAAGGGTGTATTTGATGCACTCGGTGCCAAGACTTATGTCATCCATGCAGAGCCTGACGGAACCAACATTAATACAGACTGCGGTTCCACACATATTGAGAGCCTTCAGGAGCTTGTGAAGAGAGAGCATCTCGATGTAGGTTTTGCATATGATGGCGATGCAGACCGCTGTCTGTGTGTCGATGAGACAGGTGAAGTAATAAATGGTGACCTCATCCTCTACATTTACGGATGCTACATGAAAGAGCGCGGCAAGCTCATTTCCAATAAGATTGTCACAACAGTAATGTCTAATTTCGGTCTGTATAAGGCTCTTGATGCAGTAGGCATCGAATATGAGAAGACCAAGGTAGGCGATAAGTATGTATATGAGAATATGTCCAAGAATGGTTACCGCATCGGCGGCGAACAGTCAGGACATATTATATTCAGCAAATACGCAACAACCGGTGACGGCATTCTGACATCCCTCAAGATGATGGAAGTCATGCTCGCCAAAAAGAAGACCCTTCATCAGCTTGCAAGCCCTGTTACAATCTATCCGCAGGTTCTTAAGAACATTAAGGTGATTGACAAGGCTGCTGCACAGAATGATCCTGATGTCCAGGCAGCTGTTGCAAAGGTTGCGGCAAAGCTTGGCGACGACGGACGTATTCTTGTACGCGAGAGCGGTACTGAGCCTCTTGTACGTGTAATGGTTGAAGCAGGAACACATGATATATGTCAGGAATGCGTAGACAGTGTAATCGAAGTTATTAAAGCAAAAGGATATGCCATCTGA
- the aguB gene encoding N-carbamoylputrescine amidase, giving the protein MRNVCVGAVQMRCSKDTAANIEKADSLVREAAAGGAQIILLPELFENLYFCQERNYDYYSLATTPDENPAVAHFKKVAEELRVVLPVSFYEKAGNTAFNSIAIIDADGSILGVYRKTHIPDDHYYQEKFYFSPGDTGFKVWDTAYARIGVGICWDQWFPESARCMALDGAELLFYPTAIGSEPILDCDSMPHWRRVMQGSSAANIMPLIAANRIGTETVKPSEANGGQSSSLRFYGSSFITDETGGVVESIDMRTKEGVIIHTFDLDAIREMRLSWGVFRDRRPEMYGAIMHM; this is encoded by the coding sequence ATGAGAAATGTATGCGTAGGCGCTGTTCAGATGCGCTGTTCAAAAGATACCGCAGCCAACATTGAGAAAGCTGACAGCCTTGTGCGCGAGGCAGCAGCTGGCGGTGCACAGATAATACTGCTTCCCGAACTTTTCGAGAACCTGTATTTCTGTCAGGAACGCAATTACGATTACTATAGTCTGGCCACAACACCTGATGAGAATCCGGCAGTTGCGCACTTTAAGAAAGTTGCAGAAGAACTCCGCGTAGTTCTCCCGGTAAGTTTTTATGAAAAAGCCGGCAACACTGCATTTAACTCCATTGCCATAATAGACGCTGATGGCAGCATTCTCGGTGTTTACCGCAAGACACACATTCCAGATGACCATTACTATCAGGAAAAATTCTACTTTTCGCCCGGTGACACAGGCTTCAAAGTCTGGGACACTGCCTATGCCAGAATAGGTGTAGGAATCTGCTGGGACCAGTGGTTCCCGGAGAGTGCAAGATGCATGGCGCTTGATGGTGCAGAGCTTCTATTCTACCCTACGGCAATAGGTTCAGAACCGATACTCGATTGTGACAGCATGCCGCATTGGAGAAGAGTAATGCAGGGAAGCTCCGCAGCCAATATTATGCCGCTTATTGCTGCTAACCGTATCGGTACCGAGACCGTCAAACCAAGTGAGGCCAACGGCGGACAATCTTCCTCTCTCAGATTCTACGGATCATCATTTATCACAGACGAGACAGGCGGAGTTGTCGAATCAATTGACATGCGCACAAAAGAAGGCGTAATTATCCACACATTTGACCTTGATGCCATCCGCGAGATGCGTCTTAGCTGGGGCGTATTCCGGGACAGACGTCCTGAGATGTACGGGGCCATTATGCATATGTAA
- the aguA gene encoding agmatine deiminase, producing the protein MKILESRPVNDGFYMPAEYDRHYGCIMIWPERTDSWSFGGYEARKVFVKIASAIAESEKVIVCAGYSQYENARLALPDNIRVIEMSNNDAWARDCAPTFVVDDARTLRGISWCFNAWGGLVDGLYFPWDKDNAMAYKLCDMLDADAYNAGDFVLEGGSIHVDGEGTAMVTASCLLSKGRNPSLTRSEIEQRLKDYLNVSKVLWLPCGVFNDETNEHVDNICAFTQPGHVVLGMTSDRDDVQYDMSMQCLDYLENETDAKGRAITVHKLPMPSPVYITPEECEGLDSCGFEPVRTAGERLAASYVNFYISNNAIIMPGFGKPDNPDDVNHIYDAKAKEILESLFPSRRVIQIYTREILTGGGNIHCLTQQIPFFCHTGGTQ; encoded by the coding sequence ATGAAAATACTCGAATCAAGACCTGTTAATGACGGTTTCTATATGCCTGCCGAATATGACAGGCACTACGGCTGCATTATGATATGGCCCGAGCGTACCGATTCATGGAGCTTCGGCGGCTACGAAGCAAGGAAAGTGTTTGTTAAGATTGCATCTGCGATAGCTGAATCAGAAAAGGTAATCGTATGCGCCGGCTATTCACAATATGAGAATGCAAGGCTTGCACTCCCTGACAATATAAGAGTTATTGAGATGTCGAATAATGATGCATGGGCGCGTGACTGTGCCCCTACCTTTGTTGTTGACGATGCCCGCACACTGAGAGGCATAAGCTGGTGCTTCAATGCATGGGGCGGGCTTGTTGACGGACTGTATTTCCCGTGGGATAAGGACAATGCCATGGCATACAAGCTCTGCGATATGCTTGATGCTGATGCATATAATGCAGGCGATTTTGTTCTTGAGGGAGGATCCATTCATGTTGACGGTGAAGGAACCGCAATGGTAACCGCATCATGCCTGCTAAGCAAGGGACGCAATCCTTCCCTTACCAGATCTGAGATTGAACAGAGGCTCAAAGATTATCTCAATGTAAGCAAGGTACTGTGGCTGCCATGTGGTGTATTTAACGATGAGACTAACGAACATGTAGACAATATATGTGCATTTACACAGCCGGGACACGTTGTACTCGGAATGACCTCCGACAGGGATGATGTCCAGTATGACATGTCAATGCAATGTCTCGATTACCTCGAGAATGAGACTGATGCCAAAGGACGTGCGATAACCGTTCACAAGCTGCCGATGCCGTCTCCGGTGTATATAACGCCGGAGGAATGCGAAGGACTTGACAGCTGCGGCTTTGAACCTGTAAGGACTGCCGGTGAACGTCTTGCCGCATCATATGTTAATTTTTACATATCCAATAATGCGATTATAATGCCCGGATTCGGTAAGCCTGATAATCCTGATGATGTTAATCACATTTATGATGCCAAAGCCAAAGAGATTCTCGAATCGCTTTTTCCTTCGCGCAGGGTAATCCAGATATATACACGTGAGATTCTTACAGGTGGAGGCAACATCCACTGTCTCACGCAGCAGATACCGTTTTTTTGCCATACAGGAGGTACACAATGA
- a CDS encoding GntR family transcriptional regulator, with translation MKDDMTMAINDYLPLRDVVFNTLRQAILKGELEPGERLMEIQLAQKLGVSRTPIREAIRKLELEGLVVMIPRKGAEVARITEKDMKDVLEVRGTLEELAVALACRHVTDEAVDELKMANKLFEAAVVAKDVVRIVDADVEFHDVIYKMTDNQRLIQIINNLSEQMYRYRLEYVKDARSHSILISEHADIINRIASRDEEGAKEVISQHIGNQERGIIRMMRG, from the coding sequence ATGAAGGATGACATGACAATGGCAATTAATGATTATCTGCCTTTGAGAGATGTTGTATTTAATACGCTTCGTCAGGCGATACTTAAGGGAGAACTTGAGCCGGGCGAGAGGCTTATGGAGATACAGCTTGCCCAGAAGCTTGGGGTAAGCCGCACGCCTATAAGGGAAGCTATAAGAAAGCTTGAACTTGAGGGACTTGTTGTCATGATTCCGCGTAAGGGAGCTGAAGTGGCAAGGATAACAGAGAAGGACATGAAAGATGTTCTTGAGGTCAGGGGAACCCTTGAGGAACTTGCAGTCGCACTGGCATGCAGACATGTTACAGACGAAGCGGTTGATGAACTTAAGATGGCTAATAAGCTGTTTGAGGCAGCCGTGGTTGCCAAGGATGTTGTAAGGATAGTAGATGCCGATGTGGAATTTCATGATGTTATCTACAAGATGACAGATAACCAGAGGCTTATCCAGATAATAAATAACTTAAGTGAGCAGATGTACAGATATCGTCTTGAGTACGTTAAGGATGCAAGATCACATTCAATACTTATAAGCGAGCATGCCGACATCATTAACAGGATTGCCAGCAGGGATGAGGAAGGTGCCAAGGAGGTTATCAGCCAGCATATTGGCAATCAGGAACGTGGAATTATAAGAATGATGCGCGGATAA
- a CDS encoding DUF1934 domain-containing protein yields MAEKVLIKILSEARAGEEKENMEIDYTGLLNRRNGVIYIRYDEVADTGTGLTSNMIKIYPDDIKVEINKKGAITSHMSFVSGEKTHTFYETPFGAMNLAIYARQVDIEETQDTIHVFMDYSIDANYETVSDNSIDITVRKKHI; encoded by the coding sequence ATGGCAGAGAAGGTTTTGATAAAGATACTCAGTGAAGCAAGAGCAGGTGAAGAGAAGGAGAATATGGAGATAGATTATACCGGACTCCTCAACCGGCGCAACGGTGTGATTTACATAAGGTATGACGAAGTGGCTGACACAGGCACAGGGCTTACGTCCAATATGATAAAGATATACCCGGATGATATAAAAGTAGAGATTAACAAAAAGGGCGCAATAACATCGCATATGAGCTTTGTAAGCGGTGAGAAGACGCATACATTCTATGAGACACCGTTTGGTGCAATGAATCTTGCAATATATGCGCGTCAGGTGGATATAGAAGAGACACAGGATACGATTCATGTATTCATGGATTATTCTATAGATGCGAATTACGAGACGGTATCGGATAATTCGATTGATATAACGGTCAGGAAAAAGCATATATAA